The genome window GTCCCGGATCCCTACCAGGCCCTCCACCCGCTTCGGGCGCAGGACGGGGCTGACCCGGTTGCCGTTGCCGTTCTCTCCCGACCCGTTGTAGCCCCAGTGCCAGACCGAGCCGTCGTTCTTCAGAGCGAGGCCGGAGTGGGCGTTGAACACGACCTTCTTCACGCCGGTGAGTCCGTTGTCGAAGACGCCGACCGGGTAGCCGCCGCTCACGCCCTGGCCGTTGGCCGCGTAGTCGCTGGTGCCCCAGGTGCGCAGCGAACCGTCGCCGAGCACGACCGCCGAGTTGTACCACCCGCCGAACAGGCTCTGCGCGTCCGCGATGCCCGGGACCTGCAGCACCGCCGCCCGGGCCGCGATGGAGGGCACACCGAGCATGTCGTAGAGCCCGCAGCCCCATCCCCACACCGTGCGGTCCTCCATGATCACGTGGCCGCCGTAGAAGTGGGCGGACACGTCGGTGGCACGCCGGCCCTCCGGGAGCTGGACCCGCGTGGGCACCCACGTCCGCACGCCCAGGCCGTCACCGCGAGCCTCGAAGGCGATGTCGCCCCACGACCACACGGCGCCGTTCTCGTCGAGCGCATAGACGTTCCAGAGCGCGGCGGCGACCTTGACGATCTTGCCCGCCTCTGCGGGGAACTTCACCTCGGACGGCGTGCGCTTGTAGCCGCCCTGGTCCGCGGTGTCGCCGTCGCCGAGCATGGCGTAGGCGCGGTAGCCCCACGACAGGACGCGACCGTCCGACATCAGGGCGTAGTGGGCGTAGTACCCGGAGACGACGTCGACGGCCCCGGGGAAGGTGCCGACGCTCACCGGTTCGGGGTTGACGACGCTATTGCCGGGGATGCCGGGGACTCCGTAGCCCCAGCCCCAGATCCGGCCCGTGCTCCGATCGAGCGCGAACTGGCTGACCCCCGCCGAGCGGCCCAGTGTGAGCCCCGCGATGTCCGGGATGGTCGTGCCGAGCGGCACCACGGCGTCTCCCGCCGCGATGCCGGCTCCGAGGACGCCGAGATAGTTGTAGCCCCAGGACACGATGGCCGCGTCGCGGAAGACGCGGAGCACCGCCGCGGCGGAGGCGGGGACTCCCGCGACCGTGGTCTCGGCAGTGACGTTCAGAGCGCCCTGCCACGCGCCGGCGGTGATGAGCGGGAGCACGAGCACTCCCGTCGGGGAGGTCACGCCGACGAACGTCGTGCCTGCGGCGAACCTCGCCGTGGGGCGCTCGAGGCCCGAGACCCCCTCGCCCGGGTCCTCGACCCCCGGGCCGTCCACACCGTCGTCGGCTCCCGGGCCGCCGACGTCGTCGATCTGGGCGATCGTGACCGTCACGCGGGCGTTCGCGACGGGACCGCCCGCGTCGACCACCGTGACCACGACGCCGCCGGCCGGGAGGCTCTCGCTCGGCGCGACGGTGTACAGCGCCTTGTCGAAGCTCACTGCCAGGGCGGCCGGGGACGAAGAAGCGGCGAAAGCCGGGGAGGAGACGGTCGCGAGGATCGCCGGCGCGGCCCACGCCGCCGTCTTGGCGACCGTGCGCCGGGAGACGAGGTGGTCGGAGCGCGCGGGCTCGGTCTCGGGGGTGTCGTTCATCGAGGTCCTTTCAGGTGGAGCGATGGAGAAGGTGGAGCGAGGGAGACGGACAGTCACGCCTGACAAATACCATGTACCAACCTGAAATCTAGCACCGGTACGCTAACTATACAAATACTTGCGCGCTACACGGTCGCGCTGTAGGCGTCCCGCCGAGAGGGAGGCCCCCGGCGCCGGACGACGGATGCCACTGCCGCCGCCGGCGAGTCGATATCCTTTCCGCGTGGCCAGGAAGTCGCGACACGGGGAGGGCACGGTGACGGCGCAGCCCGATCCGTCGCTCCAGCGCGCCGAGGGGACGGTCGAGCCGGAGGAGACGCTCAAGGAGCGCATCCTCGACGCCGCCGAGCCGCTGAAGGAGCGGCTCGAGAAGCCGGTCGCGCGGGTCTCCCGCTGGGCCAAGTGGGTGCAGTCGCTACGGCCGTACCGCGTGTACATCAACTTCTCGCACTCCGACGGCAACCTCCGGGCCGCCGGGATGGGCTTCCAGTCGCTGTTCGCCGTATTCGCGGCGGTCTGGCTCGGGTTCTCCGTCGCGGGCGTCTGGCTGAGCAGCAACAACGACATCTACGAGTCGCTGGTGGAGATCATCAACCGGGCGATCCCCGGGCTCATCTCCACGCCCACGTCGACCGGCGTCATCAACTCCGAGCAGCTGGAGTCGGCGACGTCGTTCGGCTGGTCGGGCGTCGTCGCCGCGGTCAGCCTGCTCTGGACCGCGATCGGCTGGCTGTACTACACCCGCCAGGCCGTGCGCGCGGTCTTCGGGCTCAGCCGGGACACCACCAACTACGTGCTGCAGAAGATCCGCGACCTGTTCCTCGCGCTCGGGTTCGGGCTGGTCCTCATCTTCTCCGCGCTGATCTCGATCATCAGCACCCAGGCCGTCGCCTTCTTCCTCCAGCTCGTCGGACTCAGCTCCGACACGTTCTGGACCGACGCGCTCACCCGGTTCTCCGGGCTGCTGATCTCGGTGGTGCTCAACATTTTCACGCTGGGCGCGATGTTCCGCGTGATGGCGCGGGTCGCGATCCCGTGGCGCAACCTGTTCTTCGGCGTGCTGCTCGGCGCCTGCGTGCTCGCCGGGCTGAGCGCCCTCGGCGGCCTCCTGCTGACCGGGGCGACCAAGAACCCGCTGCTGGCGACCTTCGCCGTCTTCGTCGGTCTGCTGATCTGGTTCAACCTGGTGTCGCGCGTCATCCTGCTGTCGGCCTCCTGGATCGCGGTCGGGATGTTCGACAGCGGCATCTCGCCGCGGATGATCACGCCCGAGCAGGCCGCGGCCGAGCGCGCGGCGGCGGAGTACGAGGCGCGGGTGCTGGTCGCCAAGGCGGAGCTGCAGAACGCGCGGGACGAACTGGCGCGGGCGAAGTTCCTCGCCCGGCTGAGCGCGCAGCGCAGGGTCGAGAAGGCCGAGCACCAGCTCAACGACCTGCTCGACGAGAGCGGCGTCGCCGCCCGCCGCTAGGCTGGAGGCATGCCCTCGAAACCCCTGCGCATCGCGACGGTCAACGTCAACGGCATCCGTGCCGCCTACCGCAAGGGCATGGGAGCGTGGCTCGACGCCAGGGACGTGGACATCCTCGCACTGCAGGAGGTGCGCGCCAGCACCGAAGACCTCCAGGGCCTGCTCGGTCCCGAGTGGGACGTCGTGCACGACCCTGCGACGGCGAAGGGCCGCGCGGGCGTGGCGATCGCCAGCCGGCACCCGCGCGCCGAGATCCACCGGGTCGAGCTCGGCGCCGCCGACTTCGACAGCGCGGGCCGCTGGCTGGAGGCCGACTACGAGGTCGACGGCACGGTCGTCACGGTGGTCAGCGCCTACGTCCACTCCGGCGAGGCGGGCACCGAGAAGCAGGACGCCAAGTACACCTTCCTCGACGCGATGGAGGCCCGGCTCCCCCGGCTGACCGCGCACAGCGCGTACGCCGTCGTGATGGGCGACCTCAACGTGGGCCACCGGAAGCTCGACATCCGCAACTGGAAGGGCAACGTCAAGAAGGCGGGCTTCCTCCCCGAGGAGCGCGCCTACTTCGACCGCATCCTGGGTGCGGAGGACGACCCGCGCTACAACGACGGCGCCGGGCTCGGCTGGGTCGACGTCGGCCGCAAGGCCGCGGGCGAGGTGGACGGCCCGTACACCTGGTGGTCGTGGCGCGGGCAGGCCTTCGACAACGACACCGGCTGGCGGATCGACTACCAGCTGGCCTCCCCGGAGCTGGCGGCGACGGTGAAGAACTATGCGGTGGACCGTGCGGCCGCCTACGACGAGCGATGGTCGGACCACTCCCCCGTGGTCGTCGACTACGCCCTCTAGCATCCGCACCCCTTCTACTTCGAAAGCAGTGACATGAGCACACTCCCCCGCCTGTACTCCGGCATGCAGCCGTCGGCGGACTCCCTCCACCTCGGCAACTACGTCGGCGCCCTCCTGCAGTGGAAGGACCTGCAGAGCACGCACGACGCGTTCTTCTCCGTGGTCGACCTGCACGCCATCACGGTCGCGCAGGACCCGGCCGAGCTCCGCGAAAAGACCCGCCGCACAGCGGCGCAGTACATCGCCGCGGGCATCGACCCGTCGGCCTCCACCCTGTACGTGCAGTCGCACGTGCCCGCGCACGCGCAGCTGGCTTGGGTGCTGAACACGATCACCGGGTTCGGCGAGGCCTCCCGGATGACGCAGTTCAAGGACAAGTCGGCCAAGCAGGGCGCGGACGCGACCTCGGTCGGGCTGTTCGCCTACCCGGTGCTGATGGCCGCGGACATCCTGCTGTTCGACTCCGAGGTCGTGCCGGTCGGCGACGACCAGCGCCAGCACGTCGAGCTGACCCGCGACCTGGCCGAGCGGTTCAACAGCCGGTTCGGCGAGACGTTCGTGGTGCCGCAGGCGATGATCCTCAAGGACGGCGCGCGCATCTACGACCTCCAGAACCCGGAGTCGAAGATGTCCAAGTCCGCCGAGTCTGGCGCCGGCATCGTCTGGATGCTGGACGAGCCGGACGTGACGCGCAAGAAGATCATGCGCGCCGTCACGGACACCGACGGCGTCGTGTCGTTCGACCGCGCGGGCAAGCCGGGCATCTCCAACCTGCTCAGCATCTACTCCGCGCTCTCCGGCCGCGCGGTGGCCGACATCGAGCTGGAGTACGACGGCAAGGGCTACGGCGACTTCAAGAAGGGCCTCGTGGAGGTCGTGGTGGAGACGTTCGGGCCGATCCGCGAGCGCGCCCTCGACCTGCTGTCCGACCCGGCCGAGCTCGATCGCATCCTCGCGGGCAACGCGGCGCGGGCCAGCGAGGTCGCCGAGCGGACGCTGGCGAAGGCCTACAACGCGATCGGCCTGCTGCGGCGGGCGCACTGATGGCTCCGGCGCCGGTGGAGCTGGCGGGCGGCCCCGTCGTCCTGTCGGCGCCGGTGGAGGCCGACATCGACCGGATCGCGGAGTTCTGCCGCGACCCGGAGATCGCAGCCTGGACCACGGTGCCGTCGCCGTACGAGCGCGCCGACGCCGAGAAGTTCGTGGCCGGGATCGTCCCGGACGGCTGGGCGAGCGGCCGGGAGTGCACCTGGGCGCTCCGGGACGCGCAGACGCGCCTGCTGCACGGGATGATCGGGCTGCACCACCTCCACGACGGCGAGGGCGAGATCGGCTTCTGGCTGTCCGCGGGCGCCCGCGGGCGCGGTTGGATGGCCGCCGCCGTCGACGTGGTGCTCGACTACGCGTTCGACGCGTCTGCGGGGCTCGGCCTCCAGCGCGTCGTGTGGCACGCCTTCGCGGGCAACGCCGCGAGCGCCGCGGTCGCGCGCCGGGCCGGCTTCCAGTGGGAGGGCGTCGCCCGCCTGGGCGCCCCGCATCGCGGCGTGCGGCGCGACGACTGGCAGGCAGCGCTCCTGCCCGGCGACCCGCGGCAGCCCGCGGACGGCTGGCCGGCCTTCACCTCCGCGCAGGCCGCGCGGTGACCGGCCCTCGCGTCGTCCTCTTCGACCTCGACGACACCCTGTTCGCGCATCGCGCGGCGGTGTCGACGGGAATCCAGCACTACGCCTCCCGGCTCGGCGAGCCGTACGCCACGATGGAGGCCGTCGACCTGACCGCGCTCTGGCACGACCTGGAGGAGGAGCACTACCACTCCTACCTCGCCGGCCGGCTCGACTTCGAGGGGCAGCGCCAGGCGCGCGCCCGCGACTTCGCCGCCCGGCACGGCGTCGCGCTGAGCGACGCCGAGGCGAGCGCCTGGTTCGCGGACTACTTCGAGCACTACGTGGCGGCCTGGTCGCTGCACGACGACGCGATCCCATGCCTGGACGCGTTGGAGGCCGCGATCCCCGGCGTCCGGTTCGGGCTCATCACCAACGGCGACCTGGCGTTCCAGCGACGCAAGGTGGAGGCTGTGGGCCTGGACGCCCGCATGGAGCACCTGATCGCCTCCGGGGAGGTCGGGGTGGCGAAGCCGGACCGGCGCATCTTCGAGCACGCGTGCGCGGTCTTCGGGGTGCTCCCCGCCGAGGCGGCCTATGTCGGCGACCGGCTCCGCACGGACGCGATCGGCGCGGCGCGCGCAGGGCTGACGGGCGTGTGGCTCAACCGGCGCGGGGATGTGCCGACGGGCGAGGATGCGGCGGAGGCCGCGGAGCTCGGCGTGATCGAGCTCACAACGCTCGCCGAGCTGCCCGCGGCACTCGCTCGCTGATCCGCTTGGCACAACACGCCGCGTGCCGCTCTACCCAGACGGCGTGTTCTGCCAGGGAGTCAGGGCCCGCGGTCAGTTCCCCTTCGTGCAGGTCTGCTGCGCGGCCGTCTGACCGGTGACGTTCGACGGGAGGCTGACCGCCGACGAGGTCGGGGCCGGCGTGCTGCCCGTCGCCGTGCTGCCGCCCGCCGTGCTGCCGCCGGCGGTGCTGCCGCTCGCGGCGCTCGACGTCGCACTCGGCGCGGGCGTCGCGGCCGTGCTGGGCGTGGCCGGCGTCGCGGACGGGCTCGGCGTCGCCGACACCGTTCCGTTGCCCGTCGTCCCGGTGAGCTGGACCGGGGTGTCGGAGGCGAGCGCCTGCTTGAGGGCGTCCACTCCGGTCGGCTCGGGGACGACCCGGTTGACGTTCTCCGGGTCCGTCATCGCCGGGTACTGGAGGAAGACGAAGTCGCTCAGCGGCACGCTCTTCAGCGCGAGCCCGATCGACACCAGGGTGGTCGGGGAGGACATCGTGTCCGAGAGCGTGAGGTTGGAGGTCGCGGCCTTCGCGAGCGTGAACAGCGTCAGCGGGTTGGCCAGCACGCCCGCGCTCGTCACCTTGCGCAGCAGCGACGACAGGAACAGCTGCTGGTTGCTGATCCGGCCGAGGTCGCTGCCGTCGCCGACGCCGTGCCGGCTGCGGACGAACGCGAGCGCCTGGGCGCCGACCAGGGTCTGCTGCCCGGCGGGGAGCTTGAGCCCGACGTACGGGTCGGTGAGCGGCGTCGCGAGGCAGACGGTGACGCCGCCGACGGCGTCGGACATCGCCGAGACGCCGTCGAAGCTCACCTCCGCCGCGTACGGGATGCTGAGGCCGGTGAGCGCCTCCGCCGTGAGCACGACGCAGGATAGGCCGCCGGTCGACAGCGTGGTGTTGAACTGGGCCTTGTCCTGGGGCGAGGTGGAGCCGCCTCCGGACGTCGGGCAGGACGGGATCGGCACCATCAGGTCGCGCGGGATGCTGATCACCGTCGCGTGCTGGTGGTCGGCCGAGAGATGCAGGACCATCGTGACGTCGTTGTTGCCGGCGCCCGAGCTCCCGGCGAGCTCCTGAGCGCTGGCGAACTGGCCGCCCTGGCCGGTCCGGGTGTCGGTGCCGGCCAGGAGGATGTTGACAGCTCCGGACTCCGCGCCGATGCTGGGCACCGTCACGGCCTTGCCTGCCGCGGACACCAGGTGGACGGAGGGCTTCAGGGAGCGGACGGTGTCCTGCACCGCGTACGCCGCGACGGCTCCGGCGGAGACCACGGCGACGGCGACGATGGCCGCGAGCAGGCGCGCGACCGGTCCGCGGGCGCGACGGACCGGGAGACGGCCGTGCCGTACCGGGGTCGGTCGCGGGACCGTGGAATGACGCATCCTTCGAAGCTAAGGCAGCAATCTGCGCGAATCCTTTCCCGGGGATGAGGAGTCTGCAAGAATCCACATCCACACTGCAACGCACGAGCGCCGCCCGGCGGAAGCCGGACGGCGCTCGGTGGCACTGGCCAGAGGCTGGTTGTGCGGAGGCTACTTAACGTCGTCGTCGACCCAGTCGAACGTCTTCGTGACGGCCTTCTTCCAGAGGCGGAGCTGGCGGTCGCGCTCGGCGGCGTCCATCTTCGGCTCCCAGCGGCGGTCCTCCTGCCAGTTCTTGCGCAGGTCGTCCAGGTTCTCCCAGAAGCCCACCGCCAGTCCGGCAGCGTAGGCGGCGCCGAGCGCGGTGGTCTCCGCGACGACCGGTCGGACGACCGGCACGCCGAGGATGTCGGCCTGGAACTGCATGAGGGTGTTGTTGGCGATCATGCCGCCGTCGACCTTCAGCTCGGTCAGGTCCACGCCGGAGTCGGCGTTGACCGCGTCCAGCACCTCGCGGGTCTGGAAGGCCGTGGCCTCCAGTGCGGCGCGGGCGATGTGGCCCTTGTTGACGTAGCGCGTGAGGCCCACGAGGGCGCCGCGCGCGTCCGACCGCCAGTACGGCGCGAACAGGCCCGAGAACGCCGGCACGAAGTAGGCGCCGCCGTTGTCCTCGACGGTCTTCGCCAGGTCCTCGATCTCGGGGGCGCTGGAGATGAGGCCGAGGTTGTCGCGCAGCCACTGCACCAGCGAACCGGTGACGGCGATCGAGCCCTCCAGGGCGTAGTGCGGCTTGTCGTCGCCCAGCTTGTAGCCGAGCGTCGTCAGGAGGCCGTTCTTGGAGTGGACGATCTCCTCACCCGTGTTGAAGATGAGGAAGTTGCCGGTGCCGTAGGTGTTCTTGGACTCGCCCGGATCGAACGCCGCCTGGCCGAACGTGGCCGCCTGCTGGTCGCCGAGGATGCCCGCGACGGGCACCTCGCGGAGCAGGCTGGAGGACTCGACCGTGCCGTAGACCTCGGACGAGGCCTTGATCTCCGGGAGCATCGAGCGCGGCACGCCGAACACCTCGAGGATGTCGTCGCGCCAGCTGAGGGTCTCCAGGTCCATGAACATGGTGCGGGAGGCGTTGGTCACGTCGGTGGCGTGCACGCCGCCGTCCGGGCCTCCGGTGAGGTTCCAGAGCACCCACGCGTCGGTGTTGCCGAACAGCAGGTCCCCGCGCTCGGCGCGCTCGCGGGCGCCCTCCACGTTCTCCAGGATCCAGGCGATCTTCGTGCCGGAGAAGTAGGTCGCCAGCGGGAGGCCGACGATCTGCTTGAACCGCTCGACGCCACCGTCCGCCGCGAGGCGGTCGACGATCGGCTGGGTGCGGGTGTCCTGCCAGACGATGGCGTTGTAGACGGGCTCACCGGTGTTCTTGTCCCACACCACCGCGGTCTCGCGCTGGTTCGTGATGCCCACCGCCGCGATGTCGTGCCGGGTGAGGTCCGCCTTGGAGAGGGCCTGCCCGATCACCTCGCGGGTGTTGTTCCAGATCTCCTTCGGGTCGTGCTCGACCCAGCCGGCGCGCGGGAAGATCTGCTCGTGCTCCAGCTGCCCGGTCGACACGATCGACCCGGACTTGTCGAAGATGATCGCCCGCGTGCTGGTCGTGCCCTGGTCGATAGCGACGACGTAGTCGGCCATACGTAACTCCTTTGTTTGGGGGTGGGACTGAAGAGGGCCGGTCGGGGTCTCCCCCGGCCGGCCCCCGGGTGTTACTTGGTGAGGATGGGGAGCAGCAGCAGCGCGAGCCAGCCGGCGAGCAGGCCGCCGATGATCGGGCCGACGATCGGGACCCACGAGTAGGACCAGTCGCTGGTGCCCTTGCCCCGGATGGGCAGGACGGCGTGCGCGATGCGCGGGCCGAGGTCACGCGCCGGGTTGATCGCGTACCCGGTCGGACCACCGAGGCTGGCGCCGATGCCGACCACGAGGAGGGCGACGGGCAGTGCGCCGAGGGCGGCGAGACCGGCTGCGGTGCCGGGCTGGTGACCGAAGGCGATCACGACGAACACCAGGACGAAGGTGCCGATGATCTCGGTGACCAGGTTCCACGCGTAGCTGCGGATCGCAGGTCCGGTCGAGAAGACGCCGAGCTTGTTGCCCGGGTCCGGCTCCTCGTCGAAGTGCTTCTTGTACGCCAGGAACGTCAGGCAGGCGCCGATGAACGCTCCGATCAGCTGGGCCACGATGTACAAGAGCACGGTGACGAAGTTGACCGGCACGAGCGTGTGCGCCGCGGCGTTACCGAACGCCTTGGCTCCGTTGGCGACCAGGCCCAGCGTGACCGCCGGGTTCAGGTGGGCTCCCGAGTTGTACGCGACGACGACGCCCGAGAAGACCGCGATGCCCCAGCCGAAGTTCACCATCAGGAACCCGCCGTTGAAGCCCTTGTTCTTGATCAGGGCGACGTTCGCGACGACACCGGTACCGAGAAGCACCAGCATTGCCGTTCCGCACAACTCTGACAGGAAATCAATACCGATATTGTCCACGTTGACCTTCCAGTTGTTCAGTTGACCCGCACCCTGTCGTGCGATGGTGTGGCTCTCGCCAGGGTGGGCCTTTGAACGCTATTGCGGTCGGGTCCGCCCGGGCAAGGACCGTTCTATGCACGTTCGTGCATTATCGGAGCGCCGCGGCCTCGCTTCCGTCCCCCGACGCCAGGTTCACCCGGTGGGCGGCCGCCAGTTCCGCTTGGAACGCATCTTCCTCCTCCGACCGAC of Leifsonia shinshuensis contains these proteins:
- a CDS encoding RCC1 domain-containing protein produces the protein MNDTPETEPARSDHLVSRRTVAKTAAWAAPAILATVSSPAFAASSSPAALAVSFDKALYTVAPSESLPAGGVVVTVVDAGGPVANARVTVTIAQIDDVGGPGADDGVDGPGVEDPGEGVSGLERPTARFAAGTTFVGVTSPTGVLVLPLITAGAWQGALNVTAETTVAGVPASAAAVLRVFRDAAIVSWGYNYLGVLGAGIAAGDAVVPLGTTIPDIAGLTLGRSAGVSQFALDRSTGRIWGWGYGVPGIPGNSVVNPEPVSVGTFPGAVDVVSGYYAHYALMSDGRVLSWGYRAYAMLGDGDTADQGGYKRTPSEVKFPAEAGKIVKVAAALWNVYALDENGAVWSWGDIAFEARGDGLGVRTWVPTRVQLPEGRRATDVSAHFYGGHVIMEDRTVWGWGCGLYDMLGVPSIAARAAVLQVPGIADAQSLFGGWYNSAVVLGDGSLRTWGTSDYAANGQGVSGGYPVGVFDNGLTGVKKVVFNAHSGLALKNDGSVWHWGYNGSGENGNGNRVSPVLRPKRVEGLVGIRDIGTTQYSYFASTR
- a CDS encoding YhjD/YihY/BrkB family envelope integrity protein; this translates as MARKSRHGEGTVTAQPDPSLQRAEGTVEPEETLKERILDAAEPLKERLEKPVARVSRWAKWVQSLRPYRVYINFSHSDGNLRAAGMGFQSLFAVFAAVWLGFSVAGVWLSSNNDIYESLVEIINRAIPGLISTPTSTGVINSEQLESATSFGWSGVVAAVSLLWTAIGWLYYTRQAVRAVFGLSRDTTNYVLQKIRDLFLALGFGLVLIFSALISIISTQAVAFFLQLVGLSSDTFWTDALTRFSGLLISVVLNIFTLGAMFRVMARVAIPWRNLFFGVLLGACVLAGLSALGGLLLTGATKNPLLATFAVFVGLLIWFNLVSRVILLSASWIAVGMFDSGISPRMITPEQAAAERAAAEYEARVLVAKAELQNARDELARAKFLARLSAQRRVEKAEHQLNDLLDESGVAARR
- a CDS encoding exodeoxyribonuclease III encodes the protein MPSKPLRIATVNVNGIRAAYRKGMGAWLDARDVDILALQEVRASTEDLQGLLGPEWDVVHDPATAKGRAGVAIASRHPRAEIHRVELGAADFDSAGRWLEADYEVDGTVVTVVSAYVHSGEAGTEKQDAKYTFLDAMEARLPRLTAHSAYAVVMGDLNVGHRKLDIRNWKGNVKKAGFLPEERAYFDRILGAEDDPRYNDGAGLGWVDVGRKAAGEVDGPYTWWSWRGQAFDNDTGWRIDYQLASPELAATVKNYAVDRAAAYDERWSDHSPVVVDYAL
- the trpS gene encoding tryptophan--tRNA ligase, encoding MSTLPRLYSGMQPSADSLHLGNYVGALLQWKDLQSTHDAFFSVVDLHAITVAQDPAELREKTRRTAAQYIAAGIDPSASTLYVQSHVPAHAQLAWVLNTITGFGEASRMTQFKDKSAKQGADATSVGLFAYPVLMAADILLFDSEVVPVGDDQRQHVELTRDLAERFNSRFGETFVVPQAMILKDGARIYDLQNPESKMSKSAESGAGIVWMLDEPDVTRKKIMRAVTDTDGVVSFDRAGKPGISNLLSIYSALSGRAVADIELEYDGKGYGDFKKGLVEVVVETFGPIRERALDLLSDPAELDRILAGNAARASEVAERTLAKAYNAIGLLRRAH
- a CDS encoding GNAT family N-acetyltransferase; this encodes MAPAPVELAGGPVVLSAPVEADIDRIAEFCRDPEIAAWTTVPSPYERADAEKFVAGIVPDGWASGRECTWALRDAQTRLLHGMIGLHHLHDGEGEIGFWLSAGARGRGWMAAAVDVVLDYAFDASAGLGLQRVVWHAFAGNAASAAVARRAGFQWEGVARLGAPHRGVRRDDWQAALLPGDPRQPADGWPAFTSAQAAR
- a CDS encoding HAD-IA family hydrolase yields the protein MTGPRVVLFDLDDTLFAHRAAVSTGIQHYASRLGEPYATMEAVDLTALWHDLEEEHYHSYLAGRLDFEGQRQARARDFAARHGVALSDAEASAWFADYFEHYVAAWSLHDDAIPCLDALEAAIPGVRFGLITNGDLAFQRRKVEAVGLDARMEHLIASGEVGVAKPDRRIFEHACAVFGVLPAEAAYVGDRLRTDAIGAARAGLTGVWLNRRGDVPTGEDAAEAAELGVIELTTLAELPAALAR
- a CDS encoding LCP family protein, translating into MRHSTVPRPTPVRHGRLPVRRARGPVARLLAAIVAVAVVSAGAVAAYAVQDTVRSLKPSVHLVSAAGKAVTVPSIGAESGAVNILLAGTDTRTGQGGQFASAQELAGSSGAGNNDVTMVLHLSADHQHATVISIPRDLMVPIPSCPTSGGGSTSPQDKAQFNTTLSTGGLSCVVLTAEALTGLSIPYAAEVSFDGVSAMSDAVGGVTVCLATPLTDPYVGLKLPAGQQTLVGAQALAFVRSRHGVGDGSDLGRISNQQLFLSSLLRKVTSAGVLANPLTLFTLAKAATSNLTLSDTMSSPTTLVSIGLALKSVPLSDFVFLQYPAMTDPENVNRVVPEPTGVDALKQALASDTPVQLTGTTGNGTVSATPSPSATPATPSTAATPAPSATSSAASGSTAGGSTAGGSTATGSTPAPTSSAVSLPSNVTGQTAAQQTCTKGN
- the glpK gene encoding glycerol kinase GlpK — encoded protein: MADYVVAIDQGTTSTRAIIFDKSGSIVSTGQLEHEQIFPRAGWVEHDPKEIWNNTREVIGQALSKADLTRHDIAAVGITNQRETAVVWDKNTGEPVYNAIVWQDTRTQPIVDRLAADGGVERFKQIVGLPLATYFSGTKIAWILENVEGARERAERGDLLFGNTDAWVLWNLTGGPDGGVHATDVTNASRTMFMDLETLSWRDDILEVFGVPRSMLPEIKASSEVYGTVESSSLLREVPVAGILGDQQAATFGQAAFDPGESKNTYGTGNFLIFNTGEEIVHSKNGLLTTLGYKLGDDKPHYALEGSIAVTGSLVQWLRDNLGLISSAPEIEDLAKTVEDNGGAYFVPAFSGLFAPYWRSDARGALVGLTRYVNKGHIARAALEATAFQTREVLDAVNADSGVDLTELKVDGGMIANNTLMQFQADILGVPVVRPVVAETTALGAAYAAGLAVGFWENLDDLRKNWQEDRRWEPKMDAAERDRQLRLWKKAVTKTFDWVDDDVK
- a CDS encoding aquaporin, with the translated sequence MDNIGIDFLSELCGTAMLVLLGTGVVANVALIKNKGFNGGFLMVNFGWGIAVFSGVVVAYNSGAHLNPAVTLGLVANGAKAFGNAAAHTLVPVNFVTVLLYIVAQLIGAFIGACLTFLAYKKHFDEEPDPGNKLGVFSTGPAIRSYAWNLVTEIIGTFVLVFVVIAFGHQPGTAAGLAALGALPVALLVVGIGASLGGPTGYAINPARDLGPRIAHAVLPIRGKGTSDWSYSWVPIVGPIIGGLLAGWLALLLLPILTK